The following are encoded in a window of Eschrichtius robustus isolate mEscRob2 chromosome 1, mEscRob2.pri, whole genome shotgun sequence genomic DNA:
- the RAB18 gene encoding ras-related protein Rab-18 — protein MDEDVLTTLKILIIGESGVGKSSLLLRFTDDTFDPELAATIGVDFKVKTISVDGNKAKLAIWDTAGQERFRTLTPSYYRGAQGVILVYDVTRRDTFVKLDNWLNELETYCTRNDIVNMLVGNKIDKENREVDRNEGLKFARKHSMLFIEASAKTCDGVQCAFEELVEKIIQTPGLWESENQNKGVKLTHREEGQGGGACGGYCSVL, from the exons ATGGACGAGGACGTGCTGACCACCCTGAAGATCCTCATCATCGGCGAGAGCGGCGTGGGCAAGTCCAG CCTGCTCTTGAGGTTCACAGATGATACTTTTGATCCAGAACTTGCAGCAACAATAG GTGTTGACTTTAAGGTGAAAACAATTTCAGTGGATGGAAATAAGGCTAAACTTGCAATATgg GATACCGCTGGTCAAGAAAGGTTCAGAACATTAACTCCCAGCTATTATAGAGGTGCACAGGGTGTTATATTAG tttatgATGTCACAAGAAGAGACACCTTTGTTAAACTGGATAATTGGTTAAATGAGTTGGAAACGTACTGCACGAGAAATGACATAGTAAACATGCTAGTtggaaataaaattgataag GAAAATCGTGAAGTTGACAGAAATGAAGGCCTGAAGTTTGCACGGAAGCATTCCATGTTATTTATAG AGGCAAGTGCAAAAACCTGTGATGGCGTACAGTGTGCTTTTGAGGAACTTGTTGAAAAGATCATTCAGACGCCTGGACTGTGGGAAAGTGAGAACCAGAATAAAGGAGTCAAACtgacacacagggaagaaggccaaGGAGGAGGGGCCTGTGGCGGTTACTGTTCTGTGTTATAA